Proteins from one Catenuloplanes atrovinosus genomic window:
- a CDS encoding helix-turn-helix transcriptional regulator codes for MPHANALGEFLRAHRERTSPADAGLPTGGRRRVPGLRRDEVAVLAGMSTDYYTRLEQGRERHPSAEILDAIARVLGLDTDATAHLHRLATRGTAPAPRTAARISPGLRRLLETWQGTPVAVQNPYGDVLACTHLAAAIHPGMARDRNLLRALFLDPAERDLYPDWEEVARTAIAWIRAEADPASPRLAALVGELSVRSPEFARLWARHDVRAKASGRKRFRHPLVGEFTVGYESFRGAGGQTVTFYHTAPDSPDADAITLLGGHADAEPVPGVTVVGR; via the coding sequence ATGCCGCACGCCAACGCCCTCGGCGAGTTCCTCCGCGCGCACCGCGAACGCACCTCACCGGCCGACGCCGGCCTGCCCACCGGCGGACGCCGCCGCGTCCCCGGGCTGCGCCGCGACGAGGTCGCCGTGCTGGCCGGCATGAGCACCGACTACTACACCCGCCTCGAACAGGGCCGGGAACGCCACCCGTCCGCCGAGATCCTCGACGCGATCGCCCGCGTCCTCGGCCTCGACACCGACGCCACCGCCCACCTGCACCGGCTCGCCACCCGCGGCACCGCCCCCGCGCCCCGCACCGCCGCGCGGATCAGCCCCGGACTGCGCCGGCTGCTGGAGACCTGGCAGGGCACGCCGGTCGCGGTCCAGAACCCGTACGGCGACGTGCTCGCCTGCACCCACCTCGCCGCCGCGATCCACCCCGGCATGGCCCGCGACCGCAACCTGCTCCGCGCGCTCTTCCTCGACCCGGCCGAACGCGACCTCTACCCGGACTGGGAGGAGGTCGCCCGCACCGCCATCGCCTGGATCCGCGCCGAGGCCGACCCGGCCAGCCCGCGCCTCGCCGCACTGGTCGGCGAACTGTCCGTGCGCAGCCCCGAATTCGCCCGCCTCTGGGCCCGCCACGACGTGCGCGCCAAGGCCTCCGGCCGCAAACGGTTCCGCCACCCGCTGGTCGGCGAGTTCACCGTCGGGTACGAATCGTTCCGCGGCGCCGGCGGCCAGACGGTCACGTTCTACCACACCGCGCCGGACAGCCCCGACGCCGACGCGATCACGCTGCTCGGCGGCCACGCCGACGCCGAGCCGGTCCCGGGCGTCACGGTCGTCGGACGCTGA
- a CDS encoding alpha/beta hydrolase: MTDTDIAQFLDQLAVGFGTALRSPVYHSPAEEGLEFESVTFPSRDGVPLEGWFIPAPGASAVIVVSHPNWFSRSGLPSHLEPWRSMWASSGNDTEVNFIPDFRILHDAGYHVLAFDFRNFGYSGAANGGILGAGEFESRDVLGALDYVRGRADLAGAAVGLFSRCLGANASMAAMRRDPAAFEGVRCMVAPQPLSVRVTLERTLAMAGVPLGRMDELEERIRVRNGFRLDEMSPVAWAPSVTVPTLLYQVRDDVLTRPEDVRAVFDGIPDGVDKDLFWIEGTTRRWDGYRYFAEHPERILAWFARYL; the protein is encoded by the coding sequence ATGACCGATACAGACATCGCGCAGTTCCTGGATCAGCTGGCCGTGGGCTTCGGTACGGCGTTGCGGTCGCCGGTGTACCACTCGCCGGCGGAGGAGGGCCTGGAGTTCGAGAGTGTGACGTTTCCGTCGCGGGACGGGGTGCCGCTGGAGGGGTGGTTCATCCCGGCGCCGGGTGCGTCGGCGGTGATCGTGGTGAGCCACCCGAACTGGTTCAGCCGGTCGGGGTTGCCGTCGCACCTGGAGCCGTGGCGGTCGATGTGGGCCTCGTCCGGCAACGACACCGAGGTGAACTTCATCCCGGACTTCCGGATCCTGCACGACGCCGGGTATCACGTGCTGGCGTTCGACTTCCGTAACTTCGGGTACAGCGGTGCGGCGAACGGCGGCATCCTGGGCGCGGGTGAGTTCGAGTCCCGGGACGTGCTGGGTGCGCTGGACTACGTGCGTGGCCGGGCGGATCTGGCGGGGGCGGCCGTCGGGCTGTTCAGCCGGTGCCTGGGCGCGAACGCGTCGATGGCGGCGATGCGGCGGGACCCGGCCGCGTTCGAGGGGGTGCGGTGCATGGTGGCGCCGCAGCCGCTGTCGGTGCGGGTGACGCTGGAGCGGACGCTGGCGATGGCGGGCGTGCCGCTGGGGCGGATGGACGAGTTGGAGGAGCGGATCCGGGTGCGCAACGGGTTCCGGCTGGACGAGATGTCGCCGGTGGCGTGGGCGCCGAGCGTGACCGTTCCGACGTTGCTGTATCAGGTCCGCGACGACGTGCTGACCCGTCCGGAGGACGTGCGGGCCGTGTTCGACGGCATTCCGGACGGGGTGGACAAGGACCTGTTCTGGATCGAGGGTACGACCCGGCGGTGGGACGGCTACCGGTACTTCGCGGAGCACCCGGAGCGGATCCTGGCGTGGTTCGCCCGGTACCTGTAG